Proteins encoded by one window of bacterium:
- a CDS encoding nucleotidyl transferase AbiEii/AbiGii toxin family protein: protein MKKIELTQLQKDVLLYIGKSDFGKNFYWTGGTLLSYFYLSHRFSVDLDFFSEDLFRDIDYAIFINELRKEIKADKITSSIQQNRRLYFIEKGKDNVKLEFVFFPFPKTAKRLEVKEFFVKADSLLDIMINKVHSAYERNEVKDVYDLYWYLKDKPKYGLKELINFVEKRFGVAIEPTLLLEKINKLCDDFEKLMPLLINSEKDIAKKVRSFFQNEFNKTLKIK from the coding sequence ATGAAAAAAATCGAATTAACCCAATTGCAAAAAGATGTTCTTTTGTATATTGGTAAAAGTGATTTTGGAAAGAACTTTTATTGGACTGGCGGTACTTTACTTTCTTATTTTTATTTGTCTCACAGATTTTCAGTTGATTTAGATTTTTTTTCTGAAGATTTATTCAGAGATATTGATTATGCGATATTTATAAATGAATTAAGAAAAGAAATTAAAGCAGACAAAATTACTTCTTCAATACAACAAAACAGAAGGCTTTATTTTATAGAAAAAGGTAAAGATAATGTAAAATTAGAATTCGTGTTTTTTCCATTTCCCAAAACAGCAAAAAGATTAGAGGTTAAAGAATTTTTCGTAAAAGCTGATTCGCTTTTAGACATTATGATAAATAAAGTCCATTCGGCTTATGAAAGAAACGAAGTTAAAGATGTTTATGATTTGTATTGGTATTTAAAAGACAAGCCTAAGTATGGTTTAAAAGAATTAATAAATTTTGTTGAAAAAAGATTTGGCGTAGCAATTGAGCCAACTTTGCTTTTAGAAAAAATAAATAAACTTTGCGATGACTTTGAAAAATTAATGCCACTTTTAATAAATTCAGAGAAAGATATTGCTAAAAAAGTCAGGAGTTTTTTTCAGAACGAATTCAATAAAACATTAAAAATAAAATAA